One window from the genome of Oryza glaberrima chromosome 3, OglaRS2, whole genome shotgun sequence encodes:
- the LOC127765141 gene encoding pentatricopeptide repeat-containing protein At2g42920, chloroplastic-like, translating into MARACSSPSSPSPSPASSRPLLPSSASISAFLASHPALTLLHTQCASMAHLRQLHAALVKSGLARDPIAASRAVAFCAGDGRDAAYAARLVRHHPRPNAFMWNTAIRALADGPGPGAAVALFVDMLGSPTPPERRTFPSLFAAYARLGRAGDGAGLHGMVVKLGLGGDAYVRNSVIAMYASRGAADEAIALLARCEAFDAVACNSAIVALARAGRVDEARAVFDGMPARTVATWSAMVSAYSRASRCHDAVELFSAMQAEGVEPNANVLVSVLGCCASLGALEQGAWVHAYIDKHDVAMNALVVTALVDMYCKCGDIRKAREVFDASRSRGQAKLSSWNSMMLGHAVHGQWREAAALFSELRPHGLRPDNVTFIAILMAYGHSGMADEAKAVLASMASEHGVVPGVEHYGCLVDALARAGRLREAEGAIAAMPVAPDAAVWGALLSGCRLHGDAEAAARAAREAVRCDPRDSGAYVLAASALARGGEARRGAAVRGRMREEGVGKVPGCSMIEVDGVVHEFVS; encoded by the coding sequence ATGGCGCGCGCTTGctcgtctccctcctcgccgtcgccgtcgccggcgagcagccgtcctctcctcccctcgtcggcctccatctccgccttCCTCGCATCCCACCCGGCCCTCACCCTCCTGCACACGCAATGCGCCTCCATGGCGCACCTCCGCCAGCTCCACGCCGCGCTCGTCAAGTCCGGCCTCGCCAGGGACCCCAtcgccgccagccgcgccgtcgccttctgTGCCGGCGACGGACGCGACGCCGCCTACGCCGCCCGCCTCGTCAGGCACCACCCGAGGCCCAACGCGTTCATGTGGAACACCGCCATACGCGCGCTGGCCGACGGCCCGGGGCCCGGCGCGGCCGTGGCGCTGTTCGTCGACATGCTCgggtcgccgacgccgcccgagCGGCGCACGTTCCCGTCGCTGTTCGCGGCGTACGCGCgcctcggccgcgccggcgacggggcCGGGCTCCACGGCATGGTGGTCAAACTCGGCCTCGGCGGGGACGCGTACGTGCGCAACTCCGTGATCGCCATGTACGCGTCGCGCGGCGCCGCGGACGAGGCGATAGCGCTGCTCGCGCGGTGCGAGGCGTTCGACGCCGTGGCGTGCAACAGCGCGATCGTGGCGCTGGCGAGGGCCGGGCGCGTCGACGAGGCGCGGGCGGTGTTCGACGGCATGCCGGCCCGGACCGTCGCGACGTGGAGCGCCATGGTGAGCGCCTACTCCCGCGCCTCGAGGTGCCACGACGCCGTGGAGCTCTTCTCGGCGATGCAGGCGGAGGGCGTGGAGCCGAACGCCAACGTGCTCGTCAGCGTCCTCGGCTGCTGCGCCAGCCTCGGCGCGCTGGAGCAGGGCGCGTGGGTGCACGCCTACATAGACAAGCACGACGTCGCCATGAACGCGCTCGTGGTCACCGCCCTGGTGGACATGTACTGCAAGTGCGGCGACATACGCAAGGCTCGCGAGGTGTTCGACGCGTCGAGATCGCGGGGCCAGGCCAAGCTCTCGTCCTGGAACTCCATGATGCTTGGGCACGCAGTGCACGGGCAATGGCGAGAAGCGGCCGCCTTGTTCTCCGAGCTGAGGCCTCACGGCCTACGCCCCGACAACGTCACCTTCATCGCGATCCTGATGGCGTACGGCCACTCCGGCATGGCCGACGAGGCGAAGGCGGTGCTCGCGTCGATGGCGAGCGAGCACGGCGTCGTCCCGGGGGTCGAGCACTACGGCTGCCTCGTCGACGCGCTCGCCAGGGCGGGGAGGCTCCGGGAGGCCGAGGGCGCGATCGCGGCGATGCCGGTGGCGCCCGACGCGGCCGTCTGGGGCGCGCTGCTGTCCGGGTGCCGGCTGCacggcgacgccgaggcggcggcgcgcgcggcgagggaggccgTGCGGTGCGACCCGCGCGACAGCGGCGCGTACGTGCTCGCGGCGAGCGcgctggcgcgcggcggcgaggcgcggcgcggcgccgcggtgAGGGGGAGGATGAGGGAGGAAGGCGTGGGCAAGGTGCCCGGATGTAGCATGATCGAGGTGGATGGTGTTGTGCACGAATTCGTCAGCTAA
- the LOC127765142 gene encoding guanine nucleotide-binding protein subunit gamma 1, with protein sequence MQAGGGGDAGDTRGRHRIQAELKKLEQEARFLEEELEELDKTDKVSAALQELMVTAESKADPLLPVTNGPACQSWDRWFEGPQDLRRCKCWFL encoded by the exons ATGcaggccggaggaggaggggacgcCGGGGACACGCGGGGGCGGCACCGGATCCAGGCGGAGCTCAAGAAGCTCGAGCAAGAGGCGCGCTTTCTCGAG GAGGAACTTGAAGAGCTTGATAAAACGGATAAGGTGTCAGCAGCATTGCAAGA GCTTATGGTAACAGCGGAGAGCAAAGCGGATCCTCTACTTCCAGT GACTAATGGGCCTGCTTGCCAGTCTTGGGACAGATGGTTTGAAGGTCCGCAAGATCTGCGCAGATGCAAATGCTGGTTTTTGTGA